The genome window ggtcgaAAGAATGGGAATCTTCCATGATACCATTACACCAGCGGCGCAGTTAAATATGAGACAGATTGTTGATTATATAAAGAAAGTGTAAATCAGTTTCGACATTATATGCATGTTTTATAGCGTATGAATAATACTCTGGTCATTAAAGCGTCATCGATAATTTAAAAAATCTATAATAATTGTAAAAAGTTCACATTTAGAGGCGATCGTTTGCAAGGTTTTCACTTCCGGTTCATGAAAAGGGCAACAAACATCCGAACATTTGTTACAAGCTACCCATTAACTTTTACCACAAAAGTCAAATCAGTTTTCCAAAAGTAACAAACACACTAGTACCTTAACAGATTATTACCAAGTAATTAGATACAGGTTTCAGGTGGATTCATTTGTACAGGTTTGTCCTAACATCATTGTAAACACAATATTATGATAAAAATGCTAGCGAGCAATGTGGAATTAGCATTAACTAGCATGTTtttctgtagctagctagctaacaatgtgTATTATGACAGTCAGATATATTTTGTTTTCGTTAGTAGCTAATGTTCATTACACAATTAAATTAATACGtcaattggtatagaatcaggaCAAAATGGCTGTTGCCATAGCTTAACACACAGGGTGACGGGTTTTGTCCAGATACATGGCTGTTGTGTTGTGCTTGCTGACTCTGTCATGTTGCTACCCTACTAACCGACTACAGAGCCTGCAGTCATGTCTGAAGAAGTGATCATCGTGGAGTGGGCAGAGACTGGTGCATCAGAAGAGGGATGTCAAGCCCAACTCATTACAGACAACGCCTCTGCAGGTGTGGTActcaggctacagtagcctaattcAATCAGTTTCATATTGTGTTTGACATGTACTCCTGTGTCAGGAATGTTTGTCATGTACTCCTGTTTCTCACTGGATCTGTGTTGTCACAGTGTTGCCCGACAGCCTGGTCCAGAATATATTGGTGAACACTGTGGTACAAGGCCAAGAGGAGGATCATCCACTACCAAATGACAACGGCAATGACCTCTGTGAGTGACAACAGATTCTGTGTACTCTGACTATCTTGAATTCAAAGGCCGTCAATGGTTTTTGCATGCATCTTTCAAATCATAGTTGCTTAGATCTACGGTTAGTAAGTGTAAGGCCTTGTTATGTCCAGTTTAGTTTACCACATGATTGTGTCATCTTACTTAGTTAGGCCTATCACTTTGTATTTTTACAGATTGTGAGGAGTGTCATGCCTCCTACAAAGACCAGTGTGATATCCAAGGTGGTCTGTCCTTCATGCTGGACTCTCCCACTCCAGTGGGCTTACCCCAGAGGGCCCTCCTCACCCTACCCCACGGGCTGGTGGTGGGCAGGTCCAGTATCCCTGGGGCTGGTCTGGGGGTTCTAAACCAAGGAGCAATTGTGTCCCCAGGAATGCACTTTGGCCCCTGTGAGGGGGAGGTGACTACCAGGGACAGCGCAGTAACAAGTGACTACTCCTGGGAGGTGAGTACTGATGGATGCTTTtttcaaattgtatttatttaagatttatttaaccaggcaagtcagctaagaacaaattcttatttacaatgacggcctaccaaaaggcctcctgtggggacgagggctgggattaaaaataaaataaaaatataggacaaaacacacatccacgacaagagagacaccacaacactacatgaatgGTTGAGTCGTGCTTAAGAAAAACCCTTAGCCGTGTATataggccatataccacaccccctctggtcttattgcttaagtatattgAGTGAGTTAACTTCAACTGTGCCTCCAAATCTTTTTGAAAATCGGAGCATATGTACCTGCAATTCTACATCACAAACATTGTAATATCGGCAGCTTCACCCGGGACATCCATCATCTTTCTGCCACAGCACTGTGAACTACAGCAGATTGAAGCTTGTGATTGGTTTAGTAAGGGACCGGGACCAAGGCGATTGGATGCGTTTGTAAAGAAATGCCCCTTATGATTAGAGTGGACTGCAGACTGGACAGCCACGTTCATTCTACGCGCTGATCAAAGTCTATGAACTCAATTGTCAAAAGAGCATCACGGCAACTTGAGTGCTGTTTTGTAAACATAAACGTCAAGAAATACATTTGGTTCACACCTGTCCCAGAATGCTTCCTTATGACAGCATGTGATAATAGGCTATAGCATACTACTACTGATTTTAATATAGGGTTGGGTGGTATCCAAGagatcctgagtggcgcagcagtctaaagcactagaggcgtcactacagacccgggttcgatatttgttcttaactgacttgcctagttaaataaaggttaaaaaaatttaataaatccagattttcatatcgtCATACCGTCCTTGTCTTATGCCGGGATTTATGGTATGAGACAAAAAAAGGGATATTGGGCGTCTATTACCAGAACGCTACCAAACTTATCACAAGTAATAGCACATTTCCAAggaggctgctagctaaatatgctaaagAATGAAAACGAAAATAAACAAATTGCAAAAACAGGCAATCCagctaccgaatgtcattttTGATGAGTCTGGACATTTTACAAGCAAAATGGGAATGAGAGACACTGCAAATGAACGAAGGTTTTGACGCATGCTggtctgaaggaagaacagtactggctctggagcagcatATGTAcaagctgtgtctgtgtgtagtctAGAGTTGCTAGGGTAActggcctgcctgctctgctcgAAGATGGGGGAGGAGCAGACCAGCCAAGAACTGAGAGGAGAAGATGGGGGAGGAGCAAACAGGGCGAGaactgagaagaaaaaaaacgctAGGAAATCAAGATAACTCAtccaaagggctttgacttctcaaacattgcagaaagctaacacaatatgatgccccatcaccttattaattcagccacttatttagatacagtgagggaaaaaagtatttgatcccctgctgattttgtacgtttgcccactgacaaagaaataatcagtcaataatttaaatggtaggtttatttcaacagtgagagacagaataaaaaccaaaaaatccagaaaaacgcatgtcaaaaatgttataaattgatttgcatttcaatgagggaaataagtatttgacccctctgcaaaacatgacttagttcttggtggcaaaacccttgttggcaatcacagaggacagaggtttcttgtagttggccaccaggtttgtacacatctcaggagggattttgtcccactcctctttgcagatcttctccaagtcattaaggtttcgaggctgatgtttggcaactcgaaccttcagctccctccacagattttctatgggattaaggtctggagactggctaggccactgtgcttcttcttgagccactcctttgttgccttggccgtgtgttttgggtcattgtcatgctggaatacccatccacgacccattttcaatgccctggctgagggaggttctcacccaagatttgacggtacatggtccctttgatgcggtgaagttgtcctgtccccttagcagaaaaacacccccaaagcataatgtttccacctccatgtttgacggtggggatggtgttcttggggtcataggcagcattcctcctcctccaaacacggcgagttgagttgatgccaaagagctccattttgatctcatctgaccacaacactttcacccagtggtcctctgaatcattcagatgttcattggcaaacttcagacgggcatgtgtaagtgctttcttgagcaggggtgctgcaggatttcagtccttcacggcgtagtgtgttaccgattgttttcttggtgactatggtcccagctgccttgagatcattgacaagatcctcctgtgtagttctgggctgattcctcaccgttctcatgatcattgcaactccacgaggtgagatcttgcatggagccccaggccgagggagattgacagttcttttgtgtttcttccatttgcgaataatcgcaccaactgttgtcaccttttcaccaagctgcttggcgatggtcttgtagccctttccagccttgtgtaggtctacaatcttgtccctgacatccttggatagctctttggtcttggccatagtggagagtttggaatctgattgattgattgcttctgtggacaggtgtcttttatacaggtaacaaactgagattaggagcactccctttaagagtgtgctcctaatctcagctcgttacctgtataaaagacacctgggagccagaaatctttctgattgagagggggtcaaatgcttatttccctcattaaaatgtaaattaattcataacatttttgaaatgtgtttttctggatttttttgttgttattctgtctctcactgttcaaataaacctaccattgaaattatagactgatcatttctttgtcagtgggcaaacgtacaaaatcagcaggggatcaaatacttttttccctcactgtaactagcCAGTTAAACTTAGGGGTTAATGCACAATTCTTAATTTTTTACAGAGGACAAAAATTCAATGCATAACATATATCTTGCTGTGTTTTGTAAACGCAGATGTAAAATGCTTTTATTGTAATTTCTCCTCAGCATCAGACTAATTTTGTGCTTaagttgcacttctccactcaGATGAGAGTTCACGACCATGCTCTGACTGATGTATATCTACTTTTCTCCAGTGCTTTTCTCAGTCTAGCCAGCTTACATTTCTCTGATAAAATGCAAGATTACCTTTTAAGAAAAACATTAGAAAATGTACCTTACATTGttttctatgataaacattagaaatatgatggccatgcatcgTTTTTGCCCCAAAAAAGACCTTGCTTTTTAATTGTATGCTCACTTAGTGCCTATGTAGGGAatgcggtgccatttgggacacaacactGTTCTGGAGCATTGTCTCTATGCTCTATCTATCGGAGCATGGTCAGCTGACATTTTTTGTCCGTATTGTTCTGTTTAAAGCGCTTGTCTCTTTTCAGGTCTGGAACAGTAAGGGTGAATCTGAGTACATTGATTCTGCAAGAGACACTCATTCCAATTGGATGAGGTAACTTGTGTTGTAGAACGTACCTTATTTTACactgcatctgtctgtctgttatggaGTGCTTAGTCCCATTgcactctctctcatctctcttttagGTATGTTAATTGTGCTCGTAATGTAGAGGAGGGTAATCTCATAGCACTCCAGTACAGGGGGACTGTTTTCTTCCACTGCTGCCGCTCCATCCTCCCAGGAGATGAGCTCCTGTTTTGGCCTGGGGGGCGATTCATCGACAGGTTTAGGGACCCTTCTGACCAAATCTGGCTCCGAAAGAGCACCCCTTCAGGTACTTATCCCTAGTCTCTTTTTACAACCTTGCTCTGGCATTAGGTGTCTAGAAGGCTTCTGTGAGGGTGTATAAGGGATAATaatacatttctccaaaaagttgaAAGAACGTCACTTTAGTTTAATAAGACCTAacttttcttcttcttttctctCCGTTTTAGAGGTTAATACAGATTTATCGTCTCAGGTTTTCCTCTGCTGTCAGTGCCAGCTTTCTTTCACCACTGAGACCTACATCCAAAGACATAAAGAGCAATTACACCCTCTGGACCTATCACCTGCGTCTGCACTGAGTGAGCTTGAAAATCACCTTTCTAACAGTAACATGAACCCAGACCCTATGTCGTCCTCTGTCCGTGAGTTGGGCTACCGGTGCCCTCAGCGTCCTAAGAGTTTTAAGCAGAAAGGCCACGTCCAGAGAACCATGCGAGCTGTCCACTCCAACGTCAGACCCTACTGCTGCCCCCAGTGCAGGAAGTGTTTCACTCAGGGGTACGACCTGGCAAGTCACCAGCTACGAGTTCACGGAAGGAAGAAGAAGCCTGGAGTGGTAGAGGTCAGCGGTGAGAGTTCGCTCCCGCCTCCTTCTGACAGCACCTGGGAACCCGAGCCTCTGTCCAATGATCAACctacagagacccagacaggaaGAGCTTCCTCACAGAGACTGAGGAACCTCAGGGTAAAGTTCACCAGGAACTCTAAAGCCAAAACTAAGGCAAACACACCGAAACAAAGAGAAACCAGTACCAAGAAGAGGTTCCATTCAGATCCCAATCCAGATGCTctggacatggaggaggagagcagagaggctgTAGGAGAGGCCCAGTACAGCTGCACTGATTGTCAGAGAACCTTCGGCAACCCAGAGTCCCTTAAAGCCCATCAGTGCATCCGGGTCGTGGTGGGGCCACCTCCGTACTCTTGCTCTACATGCAGGGTTACCTTCAAACGGTACACCACCCTGAAGAAGCACAAGGTCAACAAGCACCCGAAGGAAAATATGCTTTATTGCTGCACCCACTGTGGAAGGTTCTTCAGTCAGGCTGCTGGTCTACAGCACCACCTGGATGCAGAAGTATGTAAGGACATCCAGCTGAGCTCTAAAGAAGCTGTCCCTTGCTCCTACTGCCAGTTCTCCTTCACCGAGGAGAGGTACCTCCGGAAGCACGTTAAGAGACACCACCCTGATGAGCATGTCTCTCAGGCCACAGGCCTAGGCTCAGGGATAATTCAGTCGGAGCAGAAGGCCGGAGAGGCAGGAGAAGTCCACCTGTGCTTGCAGTGTGGAAAGAGCTACGAGCACGTTCAGAGGTTCAAAGCTCACCGGTGTTTCCAGTCAGACGCAGCCAAACTGCACTTGTGCAATGACTGTGGGAAAGGTTTCTCTTGTTTCTACAGCCTTAAGCAGCATCAGCGGATTCACACGGGAGAGAAGCCATACCGCTGCTCTTACTGTGAGAAGTGTTTTAGCCACTCTGGACATCTGAATGTGCACGTGaggatacacacaggggagaaatcttTCCTGTGTACTGAGTGTGGAGAGAGTTTTCGTCAGTCTGGGGATCTGAAGCGCCATGAGAGAAAACACACTGGGGTGAAACCATGTACCTGTCCTGAATGTGGGAAAAGCTTCAGTCGACCTCAGAGTCTGAAAGCTCACCTGATGCTGCACAACGGAGAGAGACAGTACaagtgtgatcagtgtgggaaaagTTTTTCACGAAATTATCACCTGACGAGACACCATGAAAAGACACACTCATAATTTGgttgcaccacacacacactattgactATTGTGTTTCTTTGAAAACACTTGGTTAAGTTGATACATACCCATTTCAACATTCACAGCTGAGAATACCAGTACATTTTACAACACttcatgtaaaataatgtgatTGTTGTTCATACTTTGGTTTTCAAAGAAAATGTGTTAAAAAACAGTACAAAtccttacaccatggcaaccctgcctccctacaagctatgAGTATTGATCATGTTCCGGCCTCAATTagctatgtttagactgttgTGGTCCATttttgctgtgttctagtgtactataAAATAGATGGCTCTCCTATTCTTAACACCTAGCCCAGTCATATTcaaggttagaactacctttctagGGGTTCTAATGATTCTAGCCTTGAGATGCATTTTTGATAGCAtatctacagtatttcactttttaatgtgtatagtattgtttACTAGGTGTTGTCCAATGAATTCTGTAACAACTCCCTCTTCAAATCAGGGTTGATTGGAAAAAGCTGTTCAAAA of Salmo salar chromosome ssa01, Ssal_v3.1, whole genome shotgun sequence contains these proteins:
- the LOC106610521 gene encoding histone-lysine N-methyltransferase PRDM9, which codes for MSEEVIIVEWAETGASEEGCQAQLITDNASAVLPDSLVQNILVNTVVQGQEEDHPLPNDNGNDLYCEECHASYKDQCDIQGGLSFMLDSPTPVGLPQRALLTLPHGLVVGRSSIPGAGLGVLNQGAIVSPGMHFGPCEGEVTTRDSAVTSDYSWEVWNSKGESEYIDSARDTHSNWMRYVNCARNVEEGNLIALQYRGTVFFHCCRSILPGDELLFWPGGRFIDRFRDPSDQIWLRKSTPSEVNTDLSSQVFLCCQCQLSFTTETYIQRHKEQLHPLDLSPASALSELENHLSNSNMNPDPMSSSVRELGYRCPQRPKSFKQKGHVQRTMRAVHSNVRPYCCPQCRKCFTQGYDLASHQLRVHGRKKKPGVVEVSGESSLPPPSDSTWEPEPLSNDQPTETQTGRASSQRLRNLRVKFTRNSKAKTKANTPKQRETSTKKRFHSDPNPDALDMEEESREAVGEAQYSCTDCQRTFGNPESLKAHQCIRVVVGPPPYSCSTCRVTFKRYTTLKKHKVNKHPKENMLYCCTHCGRFFSQAAGLQHHLDAEVCKDIQLSSKEAVPCSYCQFSFTEERYLRKHVKRHHPDEHVSQATGLGSGIIQSEQKAGEAGEVHLCLQCGKSYEHVQRFKAHRCFQSDAAKLHLCNDCGKGFSCFYSLKQHQRIHTGEKPYRCSYCEKCFSHSGHLNVHVRIHTGEKSFLCTECGESFRQSGDLKRHERKHTGVKPCTCPECGKSFSRPQSLKAHLMLHNGERQYKCDQCGKSFSRNYHLTRHHEKTHS